The genomic stretch CCCGTACGGCCAGCAGCCGCCGGCGCCCCCGCAGGGCCAGCCGGGGTACGGCTACCCGCAGCAGGCACAGCCCCAGCCGGGCTACGGCTACCCGCAGCAGGCCCCGCCGCAGCAGCAGGCCCCCTACGGCCAGCCCCCGCAAGTGCCCCAGCAGCAGGCGTACGGCTACCCGCAGCAGGCTGCCTACGGCCAGCAGGGCGGAATGCCGGGTATGGGCATGCCGCAGGGGTATGCGAGCTGGGGGGCGCGGTTCTGCGCCCTGCTTCTCGACGGCCTGTACCTCATGCTGGTCCCGATGATTCTGCTCCTCATCGGCTACGTCATGATCATCAACAGCGCGGTGGACTCCATCGACGCCGCGAGCAGCTGTCTGCCGAGCGACTACCAGTGCCGCACCAACGCGCTGAACTCCATGTCCTCCGGCCCCTCGCCCCTGGCGCTGCTCCTGGTCTCCCTCGGTGGTCTGCTCGCCTTCGGGGCCGGCCTGTGGCTCGTCGCCAAGGAGGGCTCCACCGGCCAGACGCCGGGCAAGAAGGCCATGAACATCCGCGTCGTGAACGAGACGACCGGCCAGCCGATCGGCTTCGGCATGGCGTTCCTGCGCCGCATCTGCCATGTCCTCGACGCCCTGCCCTGCTACATCGGCTACCTGTGGCCGGCGTGGGACGAGAAGGCCCAGACCTTCGCCGACAAGATGGTC from Streptomyces albofaciens JCM 4342 encodes the following:
- a CDS encoding RDD family protein, which translates into the protein MSFGDPNNPYGQPQGQPGPYGQPPQAPYGQQPPAPPQGQPGYGYPQQAQPQPGYGYPQQAPPQQQAPYGQPPQVPQQQAYGYPQQAAYGQQGGMPGMGMPQGYASWGARFCALLLDGLYLMLVPMILLLIGYVMIINSAVDSIDAASSCLPSDYQCRTNALNSMSSGPSPLALLLVSLGGLLAFGAGLWLVAKEGSTGQTPGKKAMNIRVVNETTGQPIGFGMAFLRRICHVLDALPCYIGYLWPAWDEKAQTFADKMVGTVVVRTQ